CTTgacctctctgtttctcaggctgtagataaGGGGGTTTACCAGGGGAGTCAGGACCGTGTAGCAAAGAGGGAGCACTTTGTTTAGGTCTCTCAGTGTACCATGTTTCGGTAGCATGTAGACAATCATTAGGGTTCCATAGAAAATTGtcaccacaatgaggtgagaggagcacgtggaaaaggccttttgcctcccggtggtggaagggattctcaggatggtggcGATGATGCACATGTAGGACGTCACGGTTAGTAGGAATGGAGGCAGGGTGAATACACAGGCTAGTATGAAATCCACCAATATGACCAGGTGTGTGTCACTGCAGGAGAGCTCTATCAGTGGGAGGGGATCACAATAGAAATAGTCAATTTCATTTGGGCCACAGAATATTAACTGTGATAGGAATAAGACAAAGATGGTAAGAGCCAAAAAACCATTAAACCAGGAGCCAGCAGCCAACTGGAAGGAAAACCTGATATTCATAAGAGTTGAATAGTGCAGGGGTTTACATATCGctaaataccgatcataagacatCGCTGCTAGGAGATAGCATTCTGTAGCCACCAGAGACCCAAAGAAATACAGTTGTATGATGCAGCCACTGACTGAGATGGTtttgtccccagtcaggagactggccagcatccGGGGCACGATGGCTGAGGTGTAGCAGGTCTCTACGCAGGACAaattccccaggaagaagtacatggggctgTGAAGATGCTGGTCAGCCACAACGAGCACCACAATGAGGGTGTTCCCAACCACGGTTGCCATGTAGATCACTAGGAACATTAGGAAGAGAAGAATTTTCAGGTCAGGGAGATCCCCGAATCCCAGGAGGAAGAATTCAGTGATGGCTGTTTGGTTTCTGCAGTCTGCCATTGGTTGAGTCTGGGAACAATAAATCTGTGCGACTGaattggaaggacacagagttAAAAGTTAATCAAATCTTGTGAATTAATTCCATAAATATTCAgaaactccctccctctcctggttACAGGCTGAAATTTTAAGGCTAAATTTAGATTTCAGAGCAAAGTGCCAGGAAACTGAGTCTGAGGACAGAACATTGCTCTGATGGGGAAGAGGGTGTTCGACACGGATACCAGTGACTACTATAACAGCCCATTTGTCTCGTAGCCACATACTGATATGACAGATCAGATCATTTCTCTGTCTATCAAATCCTACCTAGTGACATACCAGAGCTTAACAATGATGCTTAAATGCTGTATTTCACTCCTGGCAATGGCCAGAATCATGCCATGTCTTAGGAGTCAAAATCAAACATCAACTAAAATCTTGGACTGAGATTTTTCAATGTGGTCTAGAGTTCTTAGGCACCGTCCTGTGTTCGATTTCTTTCCATGAATTCTAACACTATACCCTGGTATATTCAGCATTTCAGTGCCCTGTAGGAGAAGGAATAATTTTCACCCCCTCACAAGAGATCAGTTCATGCCATAAATTATGAAGTGAAGTAAATTCTCCCTTAGTGCCTGTGGTGGTGATGGTAACGTGGTGAGGGACTGGCAGTGCCTTTTCTGTTTCCCAACAGTAGCTATGTAGCAGTCATAAAATACAGCTCTTTGGAGGGTGGATCTTAAGAAGGTGCAAAACCAGGCTGATGTACAACCCTAACTGGGAAATGACCCTCCCCACTTCATAATGAGTGTGGGATGATAATACAGGAAAGGCACTGGGTGAAAAAAAATGCTTTCCCTAAACTCAAAGTCTAGAAACAATCTGGCATGTGTGATCCGGGCTAGTACGACTCTATCACCACTCGCCACCCcattgaaaagtcatggaagacgggagacattccagaagactggaaaagggcaaatatagtacccatctataaaaagggaaataaggacaacccagggaattacagaccagtcagcttaacttctgtacccggaaaggtaatggagcaaataattaagcaatcagtttgcaaacacctagaagataatgaggtgataagtaacagtcagcatggatttgtcaagaacaaagcatgtcaaaccaacctgatagctttctttgacagggtaacaagccttgtggatggcgggaagcggtagatgtggtatatcttgactttagtaaggcttttgatactgtctctcatgaccttctcataaacaaagtagggaaatacaacctagatggagctactataaggtgggtgcataactggttggaaaaccattcccagagagtcgttatcagtggttcacagttatgctggaagggcataatgagtggggtcccacagggatatGTTTTGGGtcgggttctgttcaatatctttatcaacaatttagataatggcatagagagtacacttataaagtttgcggacaataccaagctgggaggggttgtgagtgttttggaggataggattaaaattcaaaatgatctggacaaactggagaaatggtctgaagtaaataggatgaaattcaataaggacaaatgcaacgtactccacttaggaaggaacaatcagttgcacacataccaaatgggaaatgactgcagaaggaagaagtactgtggaaagggatctgggggtcattgtggatcacaagctaaatatgagtcaacagtgtaacactgttgcaaaaaaaagcaaatataattctgggatgtattagcaggtgtgttgtaggcaagacacgagaagtaatttttccactcctgggcaccacatttcaggaaagatgtggacaaattggagaaagtccagagaagagtaacaaataGGATTAAAGGTCAAAACCTGGGTTTGACCCACATCCCAATCCTGACTCTGTCTTTGGCTCTGACCCTCGGCTTAACTCTGACTCTGATTTTTGCTTGACCCTCAGCTTGACCCTGACACTGGCTCTGACTCCTGGCTTCAGTTCTGGGATCCCAAGCTCCTGCCACTAGTCCTGCCTACCTTTGCCAAGGATTCTGGAAGTTTTCCTGGACCACCCCTCACACTTGTACaaggccagccctgtgggacatgGAGGCAGTGGGTCACCCCCTACCCAGCATGTTGCAAGGGGCACTAAACACGCCTGAACAGGTTGACAGCCCTCGGAGAGAACTTCCCATGGTGCGAACACAATTGGGCAGCTTCGACCAACACTCCGTGAAGTAGTTGGGTTACATCCTGTCTCCGAGGGCCTCAAAATGGACCCCAGGAAGGTGAACGCTGTTCGGACCTGGGCGGCACCCCTGGAACATCAAGGAGCTGCAGTGCTTCCTTGGGTTTGCTAATTTTTATAGGCACTGGGTTTTCAGACCAGATAGCCCCATTGACAGTGCTCCTCCCCAAACACGCCTCTTTCACCTACTCTCCGGAGGCTCAACAGGTGTTCGACCAGCTCAAGATGTCCATCACCAGTGCTCCAGTCTTGATCCATCCTGACCCAATGCGGGCCTTTGTCAGTGAGACTGATGCATCTAATGTTGCAATTGGGACCATACTTCCCCAAGAATCAGGCCCCCAACAGCACCTGTTCCCTTGTGCTTATTATTCTCGGAAACTCACACCCAGCAGaacaaaattatgagattttagaTACGGAGCTTCTAGCAATCAAAGCCACCTTCGGGGAATGGCGCCACCACCTTGAAGGTGCCCAACACCCAATACAGGTATACACAGATCATAAAATCTTGGACTATCTCCGTAGGGCAAAGGCGCTGAACCAAAGACAGCTTCAGTGGGCCCTGTTGTTCACACACTTTTATTTTACCATCACCTATCACCAGAACAAGGCAGCCAATGCCCTGTCCTGAAAAGGGGAATACCTCCCTGACCATACCCAGCTGGTGTGCATCCTCAAGCCCTATATTTTCCTGGATGCTCTATTCCCCAAGACCACTTCCTCCTTTAGTTAGTAAGAAGGCGCCCCTCAGCACCTTCAGACACCCTATCTAGACTCTAGGTGATTATTACTGTGGATTTGATAGTCAAGCTTCCCTTATCTGCCAAGCATACCATCATCCTCCTAGAAGAGCCTGTCTGGGCAGCACCCCTAGAAGAGATGATGTAAGGCCTAGTGGGTCTATAGGACTACCAGGCAACAAACATCCCCACATTGCTACCTTTGTAATTTGATTATTCTTTGCAACACACAATCTGCAGTGGTTTAACACCAGGGGAAGTTGCGCCTCATGTGATCTGACTGACAGTGGTCTTAGCTATCCCTGATTGGCTCCTTGATCCTATATAAAGCGATGGGGTGTAAAAGGAAGTGTCCAGGCTCTGGTTGAAGAAAGGCTGTTTCAGTGGTGActgtggggtgctggctcggtGGCTGGCTGGGCAGAGTGAGATGGATGAGAGAAATGAAACTGAAACCAGGCTAGACCATGAGTACAGGGAAAGCATTGATGAAGACTGGATGccagcaaggaaaaagaaaaggggagattCTCTGCACCCAGAAGAAGGACCAGCAAATAGGAGGGCAGGAAAGgggaatttcccccccccccagaaatggGGGGAAATTACCTAACAGTAAAATCCATAGATAAGGACATAAAGATAGGAGATATCAACCCCCTGAGAATGGCAGAGGGGATCAAAAAAGTGCTGGAGACAGAGCAAGAGCTAAGATGGTACCTGCTGGAGACTCATTAGTGGAATGTAAAAACAAAGACCAAGTAGGGACACTCCTTAAGACAAAGGTGCTAAGTAAAATACAAATAAGTTGTCAGCTACCCAAATTCCTCACAGAAACAAGATGGGTAGTATCTGGGTGCCAAATGAAATTTCAGGAAAGAAAGCAAGGAATAGGTggagataaggtgataagtgctAAGTGGCTAATTAGCAGAAGAGGCAGTGATAGCAAGTGCTTGACAGCTGTGTTGGTCACATTTTAAGGGAGGGATGTGACCAGATAGTCCAGAATATCAGAGTAACTTTAGTGTATCAAAGTCCTATAGCCCTCTTTCTGTGAGATGCTACAGCGGCCAGAGATTTGGTCATGTTGCAAATAATTCCAATGGGAAAATATAGTGCAGTAAGTGTGGAGGTGACCattcacaggatgactgtgaggaAGGGACAGAACAAAAATGTTGCAACTGTGGGGGAAACACAGCTCAGAATATGCAAGCTGTACTGAGGGGAGCAAGCTAGAGAACTACAAGAAACCCAAGTTGCTAATAACATGTCCTGTGCAGAAGCTGTTAGGAGATACCTAAAAGAGAACCTGATGTGAGGAAAGGCAATAGCCTGCAACAAATTAATGGGAGGGAATGAGTAACGTTGGGATGAAAAGAGATTCATTGCAGTAATGGTTGATGTAATCAACTGTAGTtctcaaacaggaaagaaaacagaaaatgagaatTATAATTAAAGCTGCAGCCTAGCAACCTgtcagtggaacaacttcagaCTTTCCTCAGTGAAACTACTATGGACGGTCAGAAACAGATTTTCAGCTTGAATGCCCACAGCTTAATAGCACATGGGTAGGAATTAAAGACCAATATTTTTGATATGAAAACAAAGCCTGATCTAATATGCATACAAGACTTGGCTAATAGAAAAATGAGACTATAAAATCCCAGGATATGGTCTATATGGACATCatagagaaatggaaaaggtggGGACGGATACCCTTTTACTAAGGAGAACCTGAAGTACCTTGAAGTAGAGATTAGAAAGCTAAATATCAAGGATAATGCTATTGAGATACCAATACAAAACAATTCTACATCTCTAAGACTTTATCATGTTTATTACCCATGCAGGAAACTAGAGGCTATGGACCTGAAAGAATCCATTGCAAGTGTCACATGCCCACTCATTGTCTGTGGTGATCTGAATAGTCACAACCGATTGCAGGGAAGTAAGAAAAACATGGAAAATGTTCAGAGCAAATCTTTGAAGAGAATAATTTAGCAATAAGTGATGGAGCACCTACCAGGTTCAGTACAGCTGATGGAAGCTTCTCATGTCTGGATCTGGGACCATAGGGAGTGAAtgcagctgtgaaattgacagagGGGTGGGAATGGCTAGTGACCAGGTCCTGACATTAATTACATCTCAAGGAAAAGGATATCCCCACTTGGAatcttaaaaaagcaaactggaaaaatctTTGGAAAGAGAAGTGAGCAATATGTGAGTAAGTAATGGATCTGTGAAGATATTGAGGAATCCTGTAGTAATATTAATAAAGGAATCATAAAGACAGCCAGCCTAGCTATTCCTAGGATGCCAACACTGCCTGAAGATAGGGGAAGTGTACCATGGTGGAACAGGGAATATGAAATGGTAATTAGGGAAAGGAATAAGTCATATAAGACAGCAAAAAATCCTCAAATAATGGacttaatgaaatataaaaaagtaaGGTAGTTTCACAAAGGGCTATAAAAAGGGCaaaaagagagagctggacaccATAACATGGGGAAGTAAGTAAAAATACCAATACAGCAAAgattatatataaacaaactagggaaatgaatGGAATAAAGAGTAAGAGTCACGTAACACCAAGTCTTCCAGTTGCGGGGCATGGAGTAATAAGCTCtaacaaaagaaaagcagaaacTCTAGCCACCATGTTTCAAAAAGTCAGTAATGATAAATATCAGCGGTTACAAATTAGGGAgaagaaaagaacattaaggATAATTATGAGatgaagaggtgggatgggagaaggatgtggatattttaaatgtaaactttaGTGTGGCTTAAGTAAAACCATGGAAAGCATAGT
This genomic interval from Caretta caretta isolate rCarCar2 chromosome 14, rCarCar1.hap1, whole genome shotgun sequence contains the following:
- the LOC142068980 gene encoding LOW QUALITY PROTEIN: olfactory receptor 6B1-like (The sequence of the model RefSeq protein was modified relative to this genomic sequence to represent the inferred CDS: inserted 2 bases in 1 codon), translated to MADCRNQTAITEFFLLGFGDLPDLKILLFLMFLVIYMATVVGNTLIVVLVVADQHLHSPMYFFLGNLSCVETCYTSAIVPRMLASLLTGDKTISVSGCIIQLYFFGSLVATECYLLAAMSYDRYLAICKPLHYSTLMNIRFSFQLAAGSWFNGFLALTIFVLFLSQLIFCGPNEIDYFYCDPLPLIELSCSDTHLVILVDFILACVFTLPPFLLTVTSYMCIIATILRIPSTTGRQKAFSTCSSHLIVVTIFYGTLMIVYMLPKHGTLRDLNKVLPLCYTVLTPLVNPLIYSLRNREVKEALRKAVSKXVAFAKTCGDSEIIT